Below is a genomic region from Gammaproteobacteria bacterium.
ATCCCATTTTAATGTGGCTGTTATTTCTCGATCACGATCAAGCCATAGTACGTTGTATTCTTGAGAAGCATTATTATAAGTAGAAATATTTGAATCTGCGAAAGATGGATCATTCATGGCAATAGTTGTTACGATGTTCCTTATGTTAGCATCAGTAGTTAATGAATTATAGATATAAAAAGAACTTCCTGTTGAATCTTGTATTAACCAATTAGTCGCTGAACTAGTATCTGAATTTTTATACCGAAACGCTGCCACCAATCGTTCCATTTCTCCATTCAGTACAAAAATAGCCTTTTGCCTTAGCGTCAACCGAAAGAACTCATTACTTACCATTGCCCAAGTGCCACTCAGGGAAAGAGCTAAAATGGAACTCAGGACAATGGCGACCATCACCTCAACGAGAGTCATACCTCGAACATGAATTGACGAAAAATTCTCTTCACAGAATTGAGAAAATTTCGATGAACACGTATCAATTTCCATTAAAGTATTCCTAAAGCAACAGTAATATTATCTTTACCTCCATTCCTTTTAGCCATTTCGATCATTTCCATTGTTCCCTGTTCAACGGTTATCATTCTTGTCGCTACCTGATGGAGGACGATTTTTATGTCGCGATCCGTCACCATAGTGTTCAGCCCGTCGGTACATAACAGAATAACATCGCCTGGTAACAACATGTAAGTCGAAATATCGGCATTCACGTTCGCAGTGGGGCCAACGGCGCGGAGCAGAGAATTATTAGCAGGAGCCAATCCTCGCATACCATTATCAACCCACTTTTGCGCTGCGCTGTGGTCATGAGTCAGATGGTGTAATACATTATCACGGAGTCGGTAAATTCGATTTTTTCCTACGTGAAAAACAATTGCCCGCCCTTCAGCGGAAGATGGCCAATACAATCCGACCAAGGTAGCCCCGATTCCCATACGATCAGGTCGTCCACATGCACGATTCAGTAAGTAAATTTGAGTATTTGCATAAGCAACCGCCTCTTTTGTTCGTTCCAGCGGTGAAATTGTACGCCTGTCACGCTCCATTATTCCGTGTGATTTATGTGCATCATTGCCGCAAAGGATGGTCTCGTCGGATGTTAATGGCGGCGATGGCGGCGGCGGTGCTGTTTTATCTTGAGAAAGATAATTATAAATACTTTTAATGGCTAGGTCTGTGGCCTCAATACCACTTCCTTCTCGATTTCCTTGCCCAGCCATGCCATCGGCAACAATTATCAATCCTATATACGGATCTACCAGAAAGCCATCCTCGTTGGATGCACGCACAT
It encodes:
- a CDS encoding conserved hypothetical protein (Evidence 4 : Unknown function but conserved in other organisms); amino-acid sequence: MEIDTCSSKFSQFCEENFSSIHVRGMTLVEVMVAIVLSSILALSLSGTWAMVSNEFFRLTLRQKAIFVLNGEMERLVAAFRYKNSDTSSATNWLIQDSTGSSFYIYNSLTTDANIRNIVTTIAMNDPSFADSNISTYNNASQEYNVLWLDRDREITATLKWDISETVGLINDSITNNDCFWTNGNGPNDSAINPNHCRLLKVYLKYPFRYQTTNPISETMGPTDEISLQTIVGGLK
- a CDS encoding PPM family protein phosphatase; translation: MSRVQRIHGRFEVAAMTDRGNVRASNEDGFLVDPYIGLIIVADGMAGQGNREGSGIEATDLAIKSIYNYLSQDKTAPPPPSPPLTSDETILCGNDAHKSHGIMERDRRTISPLERTKEAVAYANTQIYLLNRACGRPDRMGIGATLVGLYWPSSAEGRAIVFHVGKNRIYRLRDNVLHHLTHDHSAAQKWVDNGMRGLAPANNSLLRAVGPTANVNADISTYMLLPGDVILLCTDGLNTMVTDRDIKIVLHQVATRMITVEQGTMEMIEMAKRNGGKDNITVALGIL